One Simonsiella muelleri ATCC 29453 DNA window includes the following coding sequences:
- the gltS gene encoding sodium/glutamate symporter, whose product MQPIALNGYYTLIAATIVLLFGKILVDKIKFLRDFNIPEPVAGGLIAATIITVLYYTTGHSFTFEKSLQDSFMLIFFSSIGLSADFSRLKEGGLPLIIFLLVVSIFIFVQNMVGMGMAAVLGQNPLIGLITGSITLTGGHGTGAAWGATLTKDYGITGATEMAMTSATFGLVMGGLIGGPVARRLINKMGKQPQVESASNNPDSINDTFENANQQRLITANNAIETMALFAACLAFSSLMATWVGNQIDAGVLPKWTKMPQFVWALFFGVILRNFLTATFKVNMFDRAIDVFGNASLSLFLAMALMSMKLWELAGLATDMVIILSVQTVVMIFYGYFVTARFMGNDYDAAVFAAGHCGFGLGATPTAVANMQSITKRFGPSHKAFLIVPMVGAFFIDLVNAAILNTIIALFGH is encoded by the coding sequence ATGCAACCGATTGCACTCAATGGATATTACACGCTGATTGCAGCGACCATTGTTTTACTGTTTGGTAAAATTTTGGTAGATAAAATCAAATTCTTACGCGATTTTAACATTCCAGAACCTGTGGCAGGTGGTTTGATTGCTGCGACCATCATCACGGTTTTGTATTACACAACAGGACATTCATTTACATTTGAAAAATCACTGCAAGACAGTTTTATGCTGATATTTTTCTCGTCAATTGGTTTGTCTGCGGATTTTTCGCGCTTGAAAGAAGGTGGGTTGCCATTAATTATCTTTTTGCTTGTTGTGAGTATTTTTATTTTTGTACAAAATATGGTTGGCATGGGTATGGCAGCGGTTTTGGGGCAAAATCCGTTGATTGGCTTGATTACAGGTTCAATCACGCTAACGGGCGGACACGGCACAGGCGCAGCTTGGGGGGCGACTTTGACCAAAGATTACGGCATCACAGGTGCAACTGAAATGGCAATGACGTCCGCGACATTTGGTTTGGTCATGGGTGGTTTGATTGGTGGGCCAGTGGCGCGCCGTTTGATTAACAAAATGGGTAAACAGCCACAAGTTGAAAGCGCAAGCAATAACCCAGATTCTATAAACGACACCTTTGAAAATGCCAACCAACAACGTTTGATTACCGCAAATAATGCTATTGAAACCATGGCATTATTTGCGGCGTGTTTGGCATTTTCATCGTTGATGGCGACTTGGGTGGGTAATCAAATTGATGCGGGTGTCTTACCGAAATGGACGAAAATGCCACAATTTGTGTGGGCGTTATTTTTTGGCGTGATATTACGTAATTTCCTGACAGCGACTTTCAAAGTGAATATGTTTGACCGTGCGATTGATGTATTTGGTAATGCGTCTTTGAGTTTGTTTTTGGCGATGGCATTGATGAGCATGAAGTTGTGGGAGCTGGCGGGTTTGGCGACTGATATGGTAATTATTCTTTCTGTTCAAACAGTTGTGATGATTTTTTATGGCTATTTTGTTACTGCACGATTCATGGGCAACGATTATGATGCGGCGGTGTTTGCGGCAGGACATTGTGGTTTTGGTTTAGGTGCAACGCCGACTGCGGTTGCCAATATGCAATCCATCACAAAAAGATTTGGACCTTCACACAAAGCGTTTTTGATTGTGCCAATGGTGGGTGCGTTTTTCATTGATTTGGTCAATGCAGCAATTTTGAATACGATTATTGCGTTGTTTGGACATTAA
- a CDS encoding basic amino acid ABC transporter substrate-binding protein produces the protein MMLMRTILASGVMMALMACSGGEKSTPASTNESATSATTALDSSKTYIVATDASYAPMEFMENNQVVGFSHDVLDAAAKSQNVKLDFVNTPFEGLFANVGKGDSDIALASITINDERKQQLDFSDPYFEATQMIVTTERNHDKIKNFADLKTRAASVQSATSGDLILQNLQGKDSANIKRFETMPLAFKELESGGVDAVVGDSSVVGYYVKQHPKDKLFTIVDPSFIKEQYGFAFRKGRNDGLREAINKGLSTIKANGTYAKIEQQWFGQSAQSAPADVASSASTPK, from the coding sequence ATGATGTTGATGCGAACTATTTTGGCGTCGGGTGTCATGATGGCATTGATGGCGTGTTCGGGTGGCGAAAAATCTACGCCAGCCTCCACAAATGAATCGGCAACATCTGCCACAACAGCATTAGATAGCAGCAAAACTTATATTGTTGCCACTGATGCCAGTTATGCGCCGATGGAGTTTATGGAAAATAATCAGGTGGTTGGTTTCTCGCATGATGTTTTGGATGCAGCAGCCAAATCTCAAAATGTGAAATTGGATTTTGTGAATACGCCATTTGAAGGCTTATTTGCCAATGTGGGCAAAGGCGACAGCGACATTGCATTGGCAAGTATTACCATTAATGATGAACGTAAACAACAATTGGATTTTTCCGATCCCTATTTTGAAGCCACTCAAATGATTGTTACCACCGAGCGCAATCACGACAAAATCAAAAATTTTGCCGATTTGAAAACACGTGCTGCGTCCGTACAATCAGCCACTTCAGGCGATTTGATTTTGCAAAATCTGCAAGGCAAAGACAGTGCCAATATTAAACGCTTTGAAACCATGCCATTGGCATTTAAGGAATTGGAAAGCGGTGGCGTAGATGCAGTGGTGGGCGACAGCAGCGTGGTGGGCTATTACGTTAAACAACATCCGAAAGATAAATTGTTTACCATCGTGGATCCGAGTTTCATCAAAGAACAATACGGTTTTGCGTTCCGCAAAGGACGTAATGACGGTTTGCGCGAAGCCATCAACAAAGGTTTAAGCACCATCAAAGCCAATGGTACTTACGCTAAAATTGAGCAACAATGGTTCGGTCAGTCCGCGCAATCGGCACCAGCTGATGTTGCCAGTTCTGCCAGTACACCCAAATAA